A genomic region of Cannabis sativa cultivar Pink pepper isolate KNU-18-1 chromosome 1, ASM2916894v1, whole genome shotgun sequence contains the following coding sequences:
- the LOC133035803 gene encoding uncharacterized protein LOC133035803 — translation MKTSHQVPMLMVPNRKRHTWDMYDPMTNKFKEISKLHIPYDKRFGGSSQGWLVTVNRDFTVTLYKPYSTDHDSAIINLPCLFPPEVEDGDLEGLEDMREYCDQHIYKATITADPLINPNDYMVVVIYLHYWKIAIISPGRDNIWRKIDPDEEIFSDILFNSNKFYFLNHNHDTLSSYDSREPYCGTKVTWNNSDNWFGIKSYIVKSFEGDILQVLRRCEWEDSLTIRRTTKVNIFKLDFVDGGVKRVIVKSLGDAALFLGDNSSIYVRASNFLGCKSNCIYFSHDTDLISYGPQGVPCDCGIYNLGDNSYKKFTLLLDDEDSTIISKMEAQPPIWIQPTLNL, via the coding sequence ATGAAGACTTCACACCAAGTTCCCATGCTTATGGTTCCTAATAGAAAACGACATACTTGGGATATGTATGATCCAATGACTAATAAGTTCAAAGAAATATCTAAATTACATATACCTTATGATAAGCGTTTTGGAGGATCATCACAAGGATGGCTAGTAACTGTGAATCGTGATTTCACGGTTACACTATACAAGCCTTACTCTACAGATCATGATAGTGCAATCATCAATCTTCCGTGTTTGTTTCCTCCAGAAGTTGAAGATGGGGATCTTGAAGGATTGGAAGATATGAGAGAATATTGTGATCAACATATTTACAAAGCAACAATCACTGCAGATCCATTAATAAATCCAAATGATTATATGGTTGTGGTCATTTATTTACATTATTGGAAAATAGCCATTATAAGTCCCGGGAGAGATAATATTTGGAGAAAAATTGATCCAGATGAAGAAATATTTAGTGATATATTGTTCAATAgcaataagttttattttcttaatcataaTCATGACACTCTTTCATCTTATGATAGTCGTGAGCCATACTGTGGTACAAAAGTAACTTGGAATAATTCTGACAATTGGTTTGGTATCAAGTCTTATATTGTGAAGTCATTTGAGGGAGATATTTTACAAGTGTTAAGACGTTGTGAATGGGAAGATAGTTTGACAATACGACGTACTAcaaaagtaaatatttttaaattggaTTTTGTTGATGGAGGAGTAAAAAGGGTTATAGTTAAAAGTCTAGGAGATGCTGCTCTCTTTCTAGGAGATAACTCTTCAATATATGTGCGTGCATCAAACTTTCTTGGATGTAAATCAAATTGCATCTATTTCAGTCATGACACTGATTTAATCTCATACGGTCCTCAGGGAGTTCCTTGTGATTGTGGCATCTACAATCTCGGAGATAACAGctataaaaaatttacattattATTAGATGATGAAGATTCAAcaataatttcaaaaatggaggCCCAACCACCCATATGGATTCAACCTACCTTGAATTtatga